From a single Sinomonas atrocyanea genomic region:
- a CDS encoding ABC transporter substrate-binding protein, with translation MGLTRLRPARTRAAAAALAATAALAATLLSACSPPGGSSAAAAAPSTASTDLGSEPVTLTLYDGAGLKPIDDALIGAFTKQHPNVKITTRFDPDNVQAVNAPRVLSSETPPDIARIGALGDTVKSGLLTDLAPWASAYHWDKLPGGQLAQYTSTPDGVRGTGAQYTVASGFTVTGLYYSKSLLSRLGISQPPATTSELEADLQKAKAAGITGIMAGNQTGQLATALQFALNNSVGQKQLNAWIFDQPGASIATPEATAAAQTIADWAAKGYFNADTNGTQATDALGRFARGEALFYASGNWDSSSLQKQMGDNVGFVLPPATQAGGKVLAMSDPASNFGVPAKSKNKDAAAAFLNFLTSPEARQIAVDNGFAPSGSGDVPATKNALSGQIQKAFSSLVAADGQVQYVQNASSGASSVWTAQVQLLAAGKTSPAEALKAVQTQYQQDLNK, from the coding sequence ATGGGCCTGACCCGTCTTCGCCCCGCCCGCACCCGTGCCGCGGCCGCCGCGCTGGCCGCCACGGCGGCCCTCGCCGCGACGCTCCTGTCCGCCTGCAGCCCGCCGGGAGGCTCGTCCGCCGCGGCCGCCGCGCCCTCGACGGCCAGCACGGACCTCGGCTCAGAGCCGGTCACGCTCACGCTCTACGACGGGGCCGGGCTCAAGCCGATCGACGACGCGCTGATCGGGGCGTTCACGAAGCAGCACCCGAACGTGAAGATCACCACCCGCTTCGACCCGGACAACGTCCAGGCGGTCAACGCCCCGCGGGTGCTCTCCTCCGAGACGCCGCCGGACATCGCGCGCATCGGCGCGCTGGGCGACACCGTCAAGAGCGGCCTGCTCACCGATCTGGCGCCGTGGGCGTCCGCCTACCACTGGGACAAGCTCCCCGGCGGCCAGCTCGCGCAGTACACCTCGACGCCGGACGGCGTGCGCGGCACCGGGGCGCAGTACACCGTGGCCTCCGGCTTCACCGTGACCGGCCTGTACTACAGCAAGAGCCTGCTCTCCCGCCTGGGCATCTCCCAGCCCCCCGCCACGACCTCCGAGCTCGAGGCGGACCTGCAGAAGGCCAAGGCCGCCGGCATCACGGGCATCATGGCCGGGAACCAGACCGGCCAGCTGGCCACCGCCCTGCAGTTCGCGCTCAACAACAGCGTGGGCCAGAAGCAGCTCAACGCGTGGATCTTCGACCAGCCCGGGGCGAGCATCGCGACCCCCGAGGCCACCGCGGCCGCGCAGACCATCGCCGACTGGGCCGCGAAGGGCTACTTCAACGCGGACACGAACGGCACCCAGGCCACCGACGCGCTCGGGCGCTTCGCCCGCGGCGAGGCGCTCTTCTACGCCTCGGGCAACTGGGACTCCTCCTCGCTCCAGAAGCAGATGGGGGACAACGTCGGGTTCGTGCTCCCGCCCGCGACCCAGGCCGGCGGCAAGGTCCTCGCGATGTCGGATCCGGCGTCGAACTTCGGCGTCCCTGCCAAGTCGAAGAACAAGGACGCGGCGGCGGCCTTCCTGAACTTCCTCACCTCGCCCGAGGCCCGGCAGATCGCCGTGGACAACGGCTTCGCCCCGAGCGGCTCCGGGGACGTCCCCGCCACGAAGAACGCCCTCTCCGGCCAGATCCAGAAGGCGTTCTCCAGCCTCGTCGCCGCCGACGGGCAGGTCCAGTACGTCCAGAACGCCAGCAGCGGCGCCAGCAGCGTCTGGACCGCCCAGGTCCAGCTGCTCGCGGCCGGGAAGACCTCGCCCGCCGAGGCGCTCAAGGCCGTCCAGACCCAGTACCAGCAGGACCTGAACAAGTGA
- a CDS encoding LacI family DNA-binding transcriptional regulator has product MNSQTAPSLADVARHAGVSLSTASRALNDAYGVSAVTRARVLESASALDFVVSPDARRLASGTTGRVAVVVPHIERWFFGQMVSGIERVLSEADFDILLYHVDDAEDRREFLARLPARRKVDAVVVVAFPVGEAERERLELIGAKIIAAGGQSASYPYVCIDDVNAGRLAMDHLTSLGHRRIAMIAGSDPDQPGWPATPGRSRAYESALEALGVSPDPALVRDVDWNPVNAGKAMADILDAAGEPPTAVYAHGDELAFGVLHTLRHRGYRVPEDISVIGIDNHPLAELLDLTTVAQDVGEQGAAAARLVLQALGRAQAEPGAAPGVVAPVHLVERASTAPPRS; this is encoded by the coding sequence GTGAACTCCCAGACGGCGCCGAGCCTCGCCGATGTCGCCCGCCACGCCGGGGTCTCGCTCTCCACGGCGTCGCGCGCCCTCAACGACGCCTACGGGGTCTCGGCCGTCACGCGCGCCCGGGTCCTGGAATCGGCCAGCGCCCTCGATTTCGTGGTCTCGCCCGATGCGCGGCGCCTGGCCAGCGGGACCACCGGGCGGGTCGCCGTGGTGGTGCCGCACATCGAGCGCTGGTTCTTCGGCCAGATGGTCAGCGGGATCGAGCGCGTGCTCTCCGAGGCGGACTTCGACATCCTGCTCTACCACGTGGACGACGCCGAGGACCGCCGCGAGTTCCTGGCCAGGCTGCCCGCCCGCCGCAAGGTCGACGCCGTGGTCGTCGTGGCGTTCCCCGTGGGGGAGGCCGAGCGCGAGCGGCTCGAGCTCATCGGGGCCAAGATCATCGCCGCGGGCGGCCAGTCGGCGTCCTACCCCTACGTCTGCATCGACGACGTCAACGCCGGCCGCCTCGCGATGGACCACCTCACCTCCCTGGGCCACCGCAGGATCGCCATGATCGCCGGCAGCGACCCGGACCAGCCCGGATGGCCGGCCACCCCCGGCCGGTCACGGGCCTACGAGAGCGCCCTGGAAGCGCTGGGGGTCAGCCCCGACCCCGCGCTCGTCAGGGACGTGGACTGGAACCCGGTCAACGCCGGCAAGGCCATGGCGGACATCCTCGATGCAGCCGGGGAGCCCCCGACCGCGGTGTACGCCCACGGCGACGAGCTCGCCTTCGGCGTCCTCCACACGCTGCGCCACCGCGGCTACCGCGTCCCCGAGGACATCTCCGTCATCGGCATCGACAACCACCCCCTGGCGGAGCTGCTCGACCTGACCACGGTCGCGCAGGACGTCGGCGAACAGGGCGCGGCGGCCGCCCGGCTGGTCCTGCAGGCCCTCGGGCGCGCACAGGCCGAACCGGGCGCGGCCCCGGGCGTCGTCGCCCCCGTGCACCTCGTCGAGCGCGCCAGCACCGCCCCGCCGCGCTCCTGA